From Cydia splendana chromosome 4, ilCydSple1.2, whole genome shotgun sequence, one genomic window encodes:
- the LOC134789475 gene encoding uncharacterized protein LOC134789475 isoform X1 yields MTMLSIYLLVLGLGKSNSGTVPSPASAANASSEQGEEGETRRIMNGHEVFDTRRYMVWLRPTSTHTDMVDKNWLCGGVIVDENYILTSAACIEDVKYFYVISGTHKWLPVSQTNECIKNGALRAIWKCVHRTYRFDGNVFNNIRWMVNDIAVVMTESAISFTRRVKGCDFIPRKIKYNNISKHYEEAGTEGFIAGWGSNDKYTDAADMIARTSVNSPLMMEAEIIIITKDSCKHRWLPRYHSIIDKYMFCGKVSRGGKMSEPCVHNQVECRQLVFSEEEGPRVRRFEGNPDKLLLHSAAEVKKREKTKKMTRRMTRKIYGGFCENDHGGPLVVGHGSDAIVIGIMSSYRVQDNSKQCFGPYLYTSVYNNRHLIHCAIYKTEGDDCPNVLRDQSSVLEEETYDWGNITLRARTVYEDEDQPALRSSNDTMDPLAEGTTLGNTETLPSDTKIT; encoded by the exons ATGACGATGTTGAGTATATATTTACTGGTTTTGGGTCTTGGTAAATCTAACTCAG GTACAGTTCCTTCACCAGCTTCTGCCGCAAACGCTTCATCAGAACAAGGAGAAGAAGGGGAGACCAGACGAATCATGAATGGACATGAGGTTTTTGACACCAGACGATACATG GTGTGGTTGCGGCCAACAAGTACCCACACGGACATGGTGGACAAAAACTGGCTATGCGGTGGCGTTATCGTTGATGAAAATTATATACTCACTTCCGCTGCGTGCATAGAAGACGTCAAGTACTTTTACGTGATTTCTGGGACCCACAA GTGGTTACCAGTATCACAGACAAATGAGTGTATCAAAAACGGTGCCTTACGTGCCATTTGGAAATGTGTCCATAGAA CATATCGTTTCGATGGAAACGTGTTTAACAACATACGTTGGATGGTGAACGACATAGCAGTTGTCATGACCGAAAGCGCAATTTCCTTCACCAGACGTGTAAAAGGCTGCGATTTCATTCCACGCAAGATCAAATACAATAACATCTCTAAACATTATGAGGAAGCTGGAACCGAGGGATTCATCGCTGGATGGGGTTCTAACGATAAATATACTGAT GCAGCAGACATGATAGCCCGAACCAGCGTTAACTCCCCCCTGATGATGGAAGCGGAGATCATCATAATCACCAAAGACAGCTGCAAACATCGCTGGTTGCCGCGCTACCACTCAATCATCGACAAGTACATGTTCTGCGGAAAGGTGTCCCGAGGCGGCAAAATGAGCGAACCTTGTGTT CATAATCAAGTAGAGTGCAGACAGTTGGTGTTCTCAGAGGAGGAGGGACCTCGAGTCAGGAGGTTCGAGGGGAATCCCGACAAGCTCCTTCTACACTCCGCAGCGGAAGTCAAGAAGAGGGAGAAGACTAAAAAAATGACGAGACGTATGACGCggaaaatatatggagggtttTGCGAG AATGACCACGGTGGCCCGTTAGTGGTCGGGCATGGATCAGATGCCATAGTGATTGGCATCATGTCTTCGTACAGGGTTCAAGATAACTCAAAACAATGCTTTGGTCCGTACCTTTATACCAGTGTTTACAATAACAGACATCTTATTCATTGTGCCATCTACAAAACAGAAGg AGACGACTGTCCGAATGTGTTAAGAGATCAGTCTAGCGTGCTAGAAGAGGAAACGTATGACTGGGGGAACATTACACTCAG GGCTAGAACGGTATACGAAGACGAAGACCAACCAGCACTTCGCAGTAGCAACGATACCATGGACCCGTTAGCCGAGGGCACGACACTCGGAAATACAGAAACCTTGCCGAGCGAcacaaaaataacataa
- the LOC134789475 gene encoding uncharacterized protein LOC134789475 isoform X2, which yields MTMLSIYLLVLGLGKSNSGTVPSPASAANASSEQGEEGETRRIMNGHEVFDTRRYMVWLRPTSTHTDMVDKNWLCGGVIVDENYILTSAACIEDVKYFYVISGTHKWLPVSQTNECIKNGALRAIWKCVHRTYRFDGNVFNNIRWMVNDIAVVMTESAISFTRRVKGCDFIPRKIKYNNISKHYEEAGTEGFIAGWGSNDKYTDAADMIARTSVNSPLMMEAEIIIITKDSCKHRWLPRYHSIIDKYMFCGKVSRGGKMSEPCVLVFSEEEGPRVRRFEGNPDKLLLHSAAEVKKREKTKKMTRRMTRKIYGGFCENDHGGPLVVGHGSDAIVIGIMSSYRVQDNSKQCFGPYLYTSVYNNRHLIHCAIYKTEGDDCPNVLRDQSSVLEEETYDWGNITLRARTVYEDEDQPALRSSNDTMDPLAEGTTLGNTETLPSDTKIT from the exons ATGACGATGTTGAGTATATATTTACTGGTTTTGGGTCTTGGTAAATCTAACTCAG GTACAGTTCCTTCACCAGCTTCTGCCGCAAACGCTTCATCAGAACAAGGAGAAGAAGGGGAGACCAGACGAATCATGAATGGACATGAGGTTTTTGACACCAGACGATACATG GTGTGGTTGCGGCCAACAAGTACCCACACGGACATGGTGGACAAAAACTGGCTATGCGGTGGCGTTATCGTTGATGAAAATTATATACTCACTTCCGCTGCGTGCATAGAAGACGTCAAGTACTTTTACGTGATTTCTGGGACCCACAA GTGGTTACCAGTATCACAGACAAATGAGTGTATCAAAAACGGTGCCTTACGTGCCATTTGGAAATGTGTCCATAGAA CATATCGTTTCGATGGAAACGTGTTTAACAACATACGTTGGATGGTGAACGACATAGCAGTTGTCATGACCGAAAGCGCAATTTCCTTCACCAGACGTGTAAAAGGCTGCGATTTCATTCCACGCAAGATCAAATACAATAACATCTCTAAACATTATGAGGAAGCTGGAACCGAGGGATTCATCGCTGGATGGGGTTCTAACGATAAATATACTGAT GCAGCAGACATGATAGCCCGAACCAGCGTTAACTCCCCCCTGATGATGGAAGCGGAGATCATCATAATCACCAAAGACAGCTGCAAACATCGCTGGTTGCCGCGCTACCACTCAATCATCGACAAGTACATGTTCTGCGGAAAGGTGTCCCGAGGCGGCAAAATGAGCGAACCTTGTGTT TTGGTGTTCTCAGAGGAGGAGGGACCTCGAGTCAGGAGGTTCGAGGGGAATCCCGACAAGCTCCTTCTACACTCCGCAGCGGAAGTCAAGAAGAGGGAGAAGACTAAAAAAATGACGAGACGTATGACGCggaaaatatatggagggtttTGCGAG AATGACCACGGTGGCCCGTTAGTGGTCGGGCATGGATCAGATGCCATAGTGATTGGCATCATGTCTTCGTACAGGGTTCAAGATAACTCAAAACAATGCTTTGGTCCGTACCTTTATACCAGTGTTTACAATAACAGACATCTTATTCATTGTGCCATCTACAAAACAGAAGg AGACGACTGTCCGAATGTGTTAAGAGATCAGTCTAGCGTGCTAGAAGAGGAAACGTATGACTGGGGGAACATTACACTCAG GGCTAGAACGGTATACGAAGACGAAGACCAACCAGCACTTCGCAGTAGCAACGATACCATGGACCCGTTAGCCGAGGGCACGACACTCGGAAATACAGAAACCTTGCCGAGCGAcacaaaaataacataa